The following proteins are co-located in the Solea solea chromosome 21, fSolSol10.1, whole genome shotgun sequence genome:
- the mki67 gene encoding proliferation marker protein Ki-67 gives MPLHGKIVVIKRSGGDGTEFPLTATCLFGRKPDCDIRIQLPQVSKEHCRIDLNENKEVILTNISSVNPTRVNGEVLQQSERLKHGDVITIIDRSFRFEYPPAPTPKKRFSTGCKTKTLKVLQEPQVVDTVTAEPGEKRVSEVFTDGTNHGNIQRSLENTVEVESTGDNSLLQNKTNSPFNDLYQMIKKSLDVKTPMKSSSVSLLQTPTSRFCTPKPGSVKKNDKPVISTEAKNTPMKDDAKVLSGADETKGEVESVDKGTPKSVKKERRSLQLSTENPGPAVEEADHATKSEATSPQRRNRTTPQRFTVQQVVEQVCVQTPPKSPLRRKSKEATPAKPTVTQEPEISAPSTPQTQRVSPRNVAKAEKAKEMPKKRKSAELGADLHTSQMKRKRVSFGGLLSPELFDKRLPPNSPLRKGAAPRRSLCLPKTKLSLLRRASAIGLVKEKKGTPSPKKSPNNKNVTPVKKTPKSRTPSPKAASPGKKTPKSRSPSPKAASPGKKSPKSKSPSPKAASPGKKSPKSKSPSPKAASPGKKSPKSKSPSPKAASPGKKSPKSKSPVSKTPVKRGRSPSTKIETPKTASIVTPGETPTVQGRFSVSHITTPSPVAEGAISDQMPSVPVTPKIPLNRKSMKSNAKKTPSVAKSAVKVMRRSGISRASMKFKNSWANIVKFGQVKAQVAAPAKKTVVKITTKKAVPKMQTPARKLHGHVSTGHANSPVTIVVGKAHKQSLLQPTGAAPKVVVNAALSKKNMKMDEDLTGISEMFKTPVNEKKRKSVLDCSAPKTPLGVVGTSVVEPSVLNTPEEPGEMIVSPLSVASTVKSREYNSEAVQRLLNGDEESSFALEISDSETQPESSEQQSAELKPTTVMTPKQKPEQLPCLTGVKRIMKTPRQKAEPVEDLRGKLLATPKQQKPTEIQECFSGVKRIFSTPQQEPEAVEDLQGKLPENTPKALEAGDVSLIVSETENKMNQDVESHPMVCLTDVERVIEEPQDDIPEATDDTSHVSVVEEADEALLSGDEGPSSHAMKTVSPTATDDVSEEPPKVDAAVENLFNNQPEMEITTGEVTEMEAPVESEVAENKQEVAEQPADLVAPAPVRRERGKKTEATAPPAVRKTRNGKNADVTEEESAPQPSKVAVQPKRGRNAKKVSDDPAEMVPEAAPETPKSKQISTVDVNLTVNDGAAPEEIAVSKPKRGRKTKQPEATRSVPEKQDDPCAHSDGVSQAAIDEVAPEVCTDVLEVMPPTTDETKSSADVQETVPQAPETESLPQVDTEANAAVVQKKSLRGRKAKLPESKPEETDLSEEPVVAAPVRGRKGKKTEATAPPAVRQTRTRNAKSQESTCDDKPEIAPEVCVEPQPMAETSPEEALVNNNQKESESTVEEAAVKPKRGRKAKQTPVETSQPEMEKTEVVADEQIIADPPQPIPIAVKPTRGRKAKPDAVKQNGVAEVTAVTEETKQVSQLPARAKRGRKAKLEEEEKEIETSDVQEPVKKLRKNIKVEQDNIKSMGEEIVEMAIPLKAEASSVPEPQEMSEQVIVTAKPKRERKSKQCTESEATEDQEVPAVKSTEKPKRGRRGKETAEVDVATVDAPEAESDNLPEAQEKNAEPDAPVIKTTRGRGVKTSVKSEDSQVVPAKRTRRGAAPPLEDVNPEPTVQDSSVPASVEPVKRGRRVASAKPAAKETQVSSDQASLSEDLNGKAEEEDAKMTKRSVRWKPQLEVFPVPKVTPVKSARGRKSKLVEAESKIDADKAQDKNLSDEVVEAQPIKRARRGAKVADELESSSTVEPQKGAEAETPLKTRRGRSAKK, from the exons ATGCCATTACATGGGAAAATAGTCGTGATAAAGAGGAGTGGAGGCGATGGCACCGAGTTTCCTCTCACTGCAACATGCTTGTTTGGAAG GAAGCCTGACTGTGACATTCGTATTCAGCTACCTCAAGTCTCCAAAGAGCATTGCAGAATTGActtgaatgaaaataaagag GTCATTTTGACAAATATCAGCTCGGTGAATCCAACCCGGGTCAATGGAGAAGTTCTGCAGCAGTCGGAGCGTTTGAAACATGGAGATGTGATAACAATTATTGACCGTTCTTTCAG gtTTGAGTAtccaccagcaccaacacctaAGAAGAGGTTTTCTACAGGATGCAAAACTAAAACCCTTAAA GTTCTTCAAGAGCCACAAGTGGTGGACACTGTCACTGCTGAACCAGGAGAGAAGAGGGTCTCGGAAGTGTTCACAG aTGGAactaaccatggcaacatccaACGATCCCTGGAGAACACAGTGGAGGTGGAGTCCACAGGGGATAATAGCCTCCTGCAAAACAAGACCAACTCCCCCTTCAATGATCTATATCAAATGATCAAAAAGTCTCTAGATGTCAAGACCCCTATGAAGTCTTCTTCTGTCAGCCTGCTTCAAACACCGACATCAAGGTTTTGCACTCCAAAACCTGGGTCGGtcaagaaaaatgacaaacctgTCATTTCTACAGAGGCCAAGAATACTCCAATGAAAGATGACGCCAAAGTCCTTTCTGGAGCTGATGAAACAAAGGGAGAGGTTGAAAGTGTTGATAAGGGGACCCCAAAGTCTGTTAAGAAGGAGAGGAGGTCCCTCCAGCTTTCTACTGAGAATCCTGGTCCTGCAGTGGAAGAAGCTGATCACGCAACAAAGTCTGAAGCAACTTCACCTCAGAGAAGAAACCGCACAACCCCGCAGAGGTTTACTGTGCAACAGGTCGTCgaacaagtgtgtgtgcaaaccCCGCCTAAGTCACCATTGAGGAGGAAAAGCAAGGAGGCCACGCCAGCCAAACCTACAGTGACACAAGAGCCAGAAATATCTGCTCCCAGCACACCTCAAACTCAAAGAGTATCACCACGGAACGTGGCAAAAGCAGAgaaag CAAAGGAAATGCCCAAAAAACGCAAAAGCGCTGAACTTGGAGCGGACTTGCACACATCGCAAATGAAGAGAAAGCGTGTTTCCTTTGGAGGTCTCTTGAGTCCAGAGTTATTTGACAAGCGCCTGCCTCCTAACTCTCCATTACGTAAGGGGGCCGCTCCACGGAGGAGCTTATGTCTCCCTAAAACCAAGCTGTCACTCCTTAGAAGAGCGTCAGCCATCGGCCTCGTAAAG GAGAAAAAGGGGACTCCGTCACCTAAAAAGTcaccaaacaacaaaaatgtaacGCCTGTCAAGAAAACTCCAAAATCAAGGACCCCATCACCCAAGGCAGCATCTCCTGGCAAGAAAACCCCAAAATCAAGGTCCCCATCTCCCAAGGCAGCATCTCCTGGAAAGAAATCACCAAAATCCAAGTCACCTTCTCCCAAGGCAGCATCTCCTGGAAAGAAATCACCAAAATCCAAGTCACCTTCTCCCAAGGCAGCATCTCCTGGAAAGAAATCACCAAAATCCAAGTCACCTTCTCCCAAGGCAGCATCTCCTGGAAAGAAATCACCAAAATCCAAGTCGCCTGTTTCCAAGACTCCTGTGAAAAGAGGACGGTCTCCTTCAACCAAAATTGAAACGCCTAAGACTGCTTCCATTGTAACACCAGGTGAAACCCCCACAGTGCAAGGGCGCTTCTCTGTGTCGCACATCACCACTCCCTCTCCAGTTGCCGAAGGTGCCATTTCTGACCAGATGCCTTCAGTCCCTGTGACCCCTAAGATTCCTCTGAACAGGAAGAGCATGAAGAGCAACGCAAAGAAGACCCCGTCTGTTGCCAAGAGTGCTGTAAAAGTCATGCGGAGGAGTGGCATTTCACGGGCATCAATGAAGT tcaaaaatTCCTGGGCAAACATTGTGAAATTTGGACAAGTTAAGGCTCAAGTTGCTGCCCCAGCCAAGAAAACGGTCGTCAAAATAACGACTAAGAAGGCTGTGCCCAAAATGCAG ACACCTGCAAGAAAACTCCATGGTCATGTCAGCACTGGGCACGCCAACTCACCTGTGACCATTGTTGTGGGCAAAGCTCACAAACAAAGCCTTTTGCAACCAACTGGTGCTGCACCAAAAGTGGTCGTCAATGCTGCCCTCTcaaaaaagaacatgaaaatGGATGAAGACTTGACTG GCATTtctgaaatgtttaaaacacctgtaaatgaaaagaagaggaaatctGTCCTCGATTGCAGTGCCCCCAAGACCCCATTGGGAGTTGTTGGCACGTCGGTTGTCGAACCGTCGGTTCTCAACACACCCGAGGAGCCAG GAGAAATGATTGTGTCGCCTCTGAGTGTAGCATCTACAGTGAAAAGCAGAGAATACAACAGTGAAGCAGTGCAACGCCTCCTAAACGGCGATGAAGAATCTAGCTTTGCCCTTGAGATCTCTGATTCAGAGACCCAGCCTGAATCCAGTGAACAGCAGAGTGCAGAATTGAAGCCGACCACTGTAATGACCCCAAAACAGAAGCCAGAACAACTGCCGTGTCTCACTGGAGTGAAGAGGATCATGAAGACGCCAAGACAGAAGGCCGAGCCTGTTGAAGACCTCAGAGGAAAGCTTCTTGCAACTCCCAAACAGCAGAAGCCTACAGAAATACAAGAGTGCTTCAGTGGAGTAAAGAGAATTTTCAGCACCCCACAGCAGGAGCCTGAAGCTGTTGAAGACCTTCAAGGAAAACTCCCAGAAAACACTCCCAAAGCTTTAGAGGCTGGTGATGTGAGCCTTATTGTAtctgaaacagaaaacaagatgaACCAAGATGTGGAGAGCCACCCAATGGTGTGTCTTACAGATGTCGAGAGAGTAATCGAGGAGCCACAGGACGATATACCAGAAGCAACTGATGATACTTCTCATGTCAGCGTGGTAGAAG aaGCTGATGAAGCTCTGCTGAGTGGAGATGAGGGTCCATCATCTCATGCCATGAAAACTGTCTCTCCCACGGCCACCGATGATGTATCTGAGGAACCACCCAAAGTGGATGCAGCAGTTGAGAATTTATTCAACAATCAACCAGAAATGGAGATCACAACTGGTGAAGTCACAGAGATGGAGGCACCAGTGGAGTCTGAAGTAGCAGAGAATAAACAAGAGGTGGCTGAACAGCCTGCAGATCTGGTTGCTCCTGCCCCAGTCAGAagggaaagaggaaagaaaactgAAGCCACAGCACCACCCGCAGTTAGAAAGACGAGAAACGGAAAGAACGCTGATGTCACAGAGGAAGAAAGTGCCCCCCAGCCTTCTAAAGTTGCAGTTCAGCCGAAAAGGGGAAGAAAtgccaaaaaagtttctgaTGATCCAGCTGAAATGGTGCCAGAGGCTGCTCCTGAAACGCCTAAGAGCAAACAGATATCCACAGTAGACGTCAACCTTACTGTAAATGATGGTGCAGCACCTGAGGAAATAGCTGTCTCAAAGCccaagagaggaagaaaaactaaacaacCCGAAGCCACTCGGTCTGTGCCAGAAAAGCAAGATGATCCTTGTGCTCACAGTGATGGTGTTTCCCAAGCTGCCATTGATGAAG TTGCACCTGAAGTCTGCACTGACGTGCTGGAGGTTATGCCCCCAACAACTGATGAGACCAAATCATCAGCAGATGTCCAGGAGACTGTTCCCCAGGCACCTGAAACCGAGAGCTTACCCCAAGTGGACACTGAAGCAAATGCAGCCGTTGTCCAGAAAAAATCTCTTCGCGGTCGCAAAGCAAAATTGCCAGAATCCAAACCGGAGGAAACGGACCTTTCAGAAGAGCCTGTTGTCGCTGCTCCGGtaagaggaagaaaagggaagaaaacTGAAGCAACTGCACCACCTGCTGTCAGACAGACGAGAACCAGAAATGCAAAATCCCAAGAAAGCACCTGTGATGATAAACCTGAAATTGCCCCAGAGGTATGTGTGGAACCACAACCCATGGCTGAGACATCCCCTGAAGAGGCTCTGGTAAATAACAATCAGAAAGAAAGTGAATCCACTGTTGAAGAAGCTGCTGTGAAGCCCAAGCGAGGGAGGAAAGCTAAACAAACGCCTGTAGAGACATCTCAACCAGAGATGGAGAAAACTGAAGTCGTGGCTGATGAGCAGATAATAGCAGATCCTCCACAGCCCATTCCCATTGCTGTAAAGCCCACTAGAGGAAGAAAGGCAAAACCTGATGCTGTTAAACAAAATGGAGTTGCAGAAGTGACAGCTGTTACCGAGGAGACCAAGCAGGTGTCTCAACTCCCAGCCAGGGCTAAGAGGGGAAGAAAGGCAAAactggaagaagaggagaaagaaatcGAGACTTCTGATGTACAAGAGCCAGttaaaaaattaagaaaaaacatcaaagtggAACAAGACAACATAAAATCAATGGGAGAAGAAATAGTTGAAATGGCTATCCCTCTAAAGGCTGAAGCTTCATCTGTTCCTGAACCACAGGAGATGAGTGAACAGGTCATTGTAACTGCAAAACccaagagagaaagaaaatccaaGCAATGCACTGAGAGTGAAGCCACTGAGGACCAAGAGGTGCCTGCTGTCAAGTCCACAGAGAAACCTAAACGGggcaggagaggaaaagaaaccGCTGAAGTGGATGTGGCTACTGTTGACGCACCAGAGGCGGAATCTGACAATCTGCCAGAGGCTCAAGAGAAAAACGCTGAGCCAGATGCTCCCGTCATTAAGACTACTCGGGGAAGAGGGGtgaaaacatctgtgaaaagtGAGGATTCACAAGTCGTTCCAGCTAAGAGAACGCGCAGAGGTGCCGCTCCTCCTCTTGAGGATGTCAACCCAGAACCCACTGTCCAGGATTCATCAGTTCCAGCATCAGTCGAACCCGTCAAGAGGGGAAGACGGGTGGCATCGGCGAAACCCGCAGCAAAGGAAACACAAGTGAGCAGTGACCAGGCAAGTCTTTCTGAAGATTTAAATGGTAaggctgaagaagaagacgccAAAATGACCAAAAGATCTGTGCGGTGGAAACCGCAATTGGAAGTCTTTCCAGTCCCAAAAGTAACGCCAGTGAAGTCCGCTCGAGGCAGGAAGTCAAAACTTGTTGAAGCTGAAAGCAAAATCGATGCAGACAAAGCTCAAGATAAGAATCTCTCGGACGAAGTTGTCGAAGCTCAGCCCATCAAGAGAGCCAGGCGGGGGGCAAAGGTGGCTGATGAGTTGGAGTCCTCAAGCACGGTGGAACCTCAGAAAGGTGCTGAAGCCGAGACGCCGCTGAAAACCCGAAGAGGAAGATCTGCCAAGAAATAA